The Mytilus galloprovincialis chromosome 4, xbMytGall1.hap1.1, whole genome shotgun sequence genome contains a region encoding:
- the LOC143072389 gene encoding protein FAM81A-like, producing MTHRGTLPALRAPYDTSEEPEYGNNRYRRSPQSQEQNQIVSFQQNSGGQTQRGDYHSRGPSRLDLLEERLGQQERNTATVMDRAFKIKEDVIDSLNFTHGTWQDEKHARSMLQEHIRTITAIVNKLNNDIASLDDQLRVRDNAAVGTNSAVKNLEVHHVASLTDLRGRIVRCDTSIAKLSSELRNCTDSLKQIGGTQQDNQNRLLDRIHNLESKIVQVNNLLDRNTSEQKMKLQHLEGDTGQQMSILDSKTRSVTDDMKNMINQFQAHQEGEREKLESRLFGHIEKMSAAKDTLIEKLERKMDENHYVTDARLQKVEEAIMEERARISELQHDIENKLMAKLDFSIRNQQEEFSKLKREVREGFATVHESISNMKTVMEGKRKILEDQLRKEISQIRKMVVLV from the exons ATGACTCACAGAGGAACATTACCAGCTCTACGAGCACCATATGACACATCAGAGGAACCAGAATATGGGAATAATCGTTACAGAAGAAGTCCCCAAAGCCAGGAGCAAAATCAGATAGTTTCTTTTCAACAGAATAGTGGTGGTCAAACTCAACGGGGGGACTATCACAGTCGTGGTCCATCAAGGTTGGACCTTTTGGAAGAGAGATTGGGTCAACAAGAGAGAAATACAGCCACAGTTATGGATAGAGCTTTTAAAATTAAGGAAGATGTGATTGACAGTTTGAATTTCACACATGGAACTTGGCAAGATGAGAAACATGCAAGATCTATGTTACAAGAACATATACGTACAATTACTGCTATAGTTAATAAACTAAACAATGATATAGCA TCACTTGATGATCAGTTAAGAGTAAGAGATAATGCAGCAGTAGGCACAAATTCTGCTGTAAAGAACCTTGAAGTTCATCATGTGGCATCTTTAACAGATTTACGTGGAAGGATTGTCAGATGTGACACATCAATTGCTAAACTTTCCTCAGAACTACGCAACTGCACAGATTCTTTAAAGCAAATAGGTGGCACACAACAGGACAATCAAAACAGATTATTGGATAGAATACATAACTTAGAATCAAAG ATTGTACAAGTAAACAACTTGCTAGATCGTAACACAAGTGAGCAGAAGATGAAGTTACAGCATCTGGAGGGGGACACTGGTCAGCAGATGTCCATATTAGACAGTAAGACACGAAGTGTAACAGATGATATGAAGAATATGATAAACCAGTTTCAAGCCCACCAGGAAGGAGAGAGGGAAAAATTGGAATCTCGACTGTTTGGACACATTGAGAAAATGTCAGCAGCTAAAGACACATTAATT gaaAAATTGGAGAGAAAAATGGATGAGAATCACTATGTTACAGATGCTAGACTACAGAAAGTTGAAGAAGCTATCATGGAAGAAAGAGCAAGAATTAGTGAATTACAACAT gATATTGAAAATAAGTTGATGGCTAAATTGGACTTCAGTATACGTAATCAACaagaagaattttcaaaattaaaacgtGAAGTTCGTGAAGGGTTTGCTACAGTGCATGAGAGTATAAGTAATATGAAAACAGTTATGGAGGGAAAAAGAAAAATACTTGAGGATCAGCTTCGTAAAGAAATAAGTCAGATCAGAAAAATGGTGGTTTTGGTTTAA
- the LOC143072388 gene encoding protein FAM81A-like isoform X1: protein MKKLYDMAKTNVVLPRIRGARPHERSFDLVEQEYNAIQVGPARRITVEDNDRLIVNQGDDSVHPRLHALEDKVTQAIIAQNVVLKEQQKVTEAINHQQQMTQALIDKAFQNREEFLHNLSEIQGERLEDTTRHLLQDHIRYITSIVKRLNQDIEGLEAEIRARDHGILGTNAAVGKLEVHNVTSLQDLRGRIVRCDASIAKHSSDIKTCFGDIQRVINDQYKAHTAVQEVVHKMESQILALGGELEKLAGISSSDLLHMKKDARRDLDLSTERNENSLRDIKNALTLYKSSMSGDIDRIESRMSSMVEKATSTWTQMLGKLESRLEDNVFSIQGRLSRVESAVARDRQIINNLHAVIENTVLSKLEDYSRYHQAELQTAKNEFREGFTSVHDSISNAKRVVEGKLKLQEDKLKKDVNQVRKLVVLH, encoded by the exons ATG AAAAAATTATATGACATGGCCAAAACAAATGTTGTCCTACCTAGAATTCGTGGTGCTAGACCACATGAAAGATCTTTCGACTTGGTTGAACAAGAATATAATGCCATACAAGTGGGTCCAGCTCGTAGAATTACAGTAGAGGATAATGATCGCTTAATTGTAAATCAAGGAGATGACAGTGTACATCCACGACTCCATGCTTTGGAAGACAAAGTTACACAAGCCATAATTGCCCAAAATGTTGTTTTGAAAGAACAACAGAAGGTAACTGAAGCTATCAACCATCAACAGCAAATGACACAAGCATTAATTGACAAGGCTTTCCAAAATCGTGAGGAGTTTCTTCATAATCTTAGTGAAATTCAAGGGGAGCGGCTAGAAGATACTACAAGACATTTACTCCAAGACCACATACGTTACATCACATCTATTGTCAAACGTTTGAATCAGGATATTGAG GGTCTTGAAGCAGAGATAAGAGCAAGAGATCATGGAATCTTAGGAACTAATGCTGCTGTTGGAAAATTAGAAGTTCATAATGTTACATCATTACAAGACTTACGGGGTCGTATTGTCAGATGTGATGCAAGTATTGCCAAGCATTCATCAGATATCAAGACATGTTTTGGTGACATTCAGCGTGTGATAAATGATCAATACAAGGCACACACTGCAGTTCAAGAAGTTGTACATAAAATGGAATCACAA ATTTTAGCACTAGGTGGTGAACTAGAGAAATTGGCAGGAATTAGTTCATCAGATTTATTACATATGAAAAAAGATGCCAGACGTGACCTAGATTTATCAACAGAGAGAAATGAAAATTCTCTTCGAGATATAAAAAACGCCTTGACTCTGTACAAATCTAGTATGAGTGGAGATATAGACAGAATAGAAAGTAGAATGTCTTCAATGGTGGAAAAGGCTACAAGTACATGGACACAAATGTTG ggaAAATTAGAAAGTCGGTTGGAAGACAATGTTTTCTCTATACAGGGGAGACTAAGCAGGGTAGAATCAGCTGTAGCAAGAGACAGACAAATTATCAATAATTTACATGCA GTTATTGAGAACACTGTTCTATCTAAATTAGAGGACTACAGCAGATATCATCAGGCAGAACTACAGACAGCTAAGAATGAGTTCCGAGAGGGATTTACATCAGTGCATGACAGTATCAGTAATGCTAAGCGGGTTGTTGAAGGCAAACTTAAACTGCAAGAGGATAAACTAAAAAAGGATGTGAACCAAGTTAGAAAACTAGTTGTACTCCACTGA
- the LOC143072388 gene encoding protein FAM81A-like isoform X2 produces the protein MAKTNVVLPRIRGARPHERSFDLVEQEYNAIQVGPARRITVEDNDRLIVNQGDDSVHPRLHALEDKVTQAIIAQNVVLKEQQKVTEAINHQQQMTQALIDKAFQNREEFLHNLSEIQGERLEDTTRHLLQDHIRYITSIVKRLNQDIEGLEAEIRARDHGILGTNAAVGKLEVHNVTSLQDLRGRIVRCDASIAKHSSDIKTCFGDIQRVINDQYKAHTAVQEVVHKMESQILALGGELEKLAGISSSDLLHMKKDARRDLDLSTERNENSLRDIKNALTLYKSSMSGDIDRIESRMSSMVEKATSTWTQMLGKLESRLEDNVFSIQGRLSRVESAVARDRQIINNLHAVIENTVLSKLEDYSRYHQAELQTAKNEFREGFTSVHDSISNAKRVVEGKLKLQEDKLKKDVNQVRKLVVLH, from the exons ATGGCCAAAACAAATGTTGTCCTACCTAGAATTCGTGGTGCTAGACCACATGAAAGATCTTTCGACTTGGTTGAACAAGAATATAATGCCATACAAGTGGGTCCAGCTCGTAGAATTACAGTAGAGGATAATGATCGCTTAATTGTAAATCAAGGAGATGACAGTGTACATCCACGACTCCATGCTTTGGAAGACAAAGTTACACAAGCCATAATTGCCCAAAATGTTGTTTTGAAAGAACAACAGAAGGTAACTGAAGCTATCAACCATCAACAGCAAATGACACAAGCATTAATTGACAAGGCTTTCCAAAATCGTGAGGAGTTTCTTCATAATCTTAGTGAAATTCAAGGGGAGCGGCTAGAAGATACTACAAGACATTTACTCCAAGACCACATACGTTACATCACATCTATTGTCAAACGTTTGAATCAGGATATTGAG GGTCTTGAAGCAGAGATAAGAGCAAGAGATCATGGAATCTTAGGAACTAATGCTGCTGTTGGAAAATTAGAAGTTCATAATGTTACATCATTACAAGACTTACGGGGTCGTATTGTCAGATGTGATGCAAGTATTGCCAAGCATTCATCAGATATCAAGACATGTTTTGGTGACATTCAGCGTGTGATAAATGATCAATACAAGGCACACACTGCAGTTCAAGAAGTTGTACATAAAATGGAATCACAA ATTTTAGCACTAGGTGGTGAACTAGAGAAATTGGCAGGAATTAGTTCATCAGATTTATTACATATGAAAAAAGATGCCAGACGTGACCTAGATTTATCAACAGAGAGAAATGAAAATTCTCTTCGAGATATAAAAAACGCCTTGACTCTGTACAAATCTAGTATGAGTGGAGATATAGACAGAATAGAAAGTAGAATGTCTTCAATGGTGGAAAAGGCTACAAGTACATGGACACAAATGTTG ggaAAATTAGAAAGTCGGTTGGAAGACAATGTTTTCTCTATACAGGGGAGACTAAGCAGGGTAGAATCAGCTGTAGCAAGAGACAGACAAATTATCAATAATTTACATGCA GTTATTGAGAACACTGTTCTATCTAAATTAGAGGACTACAGCAGATATCATCAGGCAGAACTACAGACAGCTAAGAATGAGTTCCGAGAGGGATTTACATCAGTGCATGACAGTATCAGTAATGCTAAGCGGGTTGTTGAAGGCAAACTTAAACTGCAAGAGGATAAACTAAAAAAGGATGTGAACCAAGTTAGAAAACTAGTTGTACTCCACTGA